Below is a genomic region from Spirosoma radiotolerans.
TGTTGCGGTTTGGTTGAGCAGAGCCGCCTTTCAGCTTAGCTGCTTCCAACAGCAGAATCGGTGCGGGCGGAGTTTTGATGACGAAATCAAAGGATTTATCCTTATAATACGTAATCAGAACCGGAAGCACCGTACCCATTTTATCCTGCGTCCGGCCGTTAAATTGCTTGCAGAATTCCATGATATTTAAACCCTTGGAACCCAGAGCCGGACCGATCGGAGGAGAGGGGTTGGCTTGCCCGCCTTTGACTTGCAGCTTTACGTAGCCACCTACTTCTTTTGCCATTGTGATAATTGAGTTACGATTTACACCTTACGTCTTCTGGGAGTTAGTCACATAACTGATCCAGGCTCCTTCACTGCAAACCAACTTGTTCTGACCGTTTATCCTCTGAGGGAAGCATAGGACGTCCGGTCACGGAGTCTGATTTTAATCAGATTTCCTTTTCTACTTGCGCGTAACTGAGTTCTACCGGTGTATTCCGGCCAAATATTTTTACAACGACGTTCACCT
It encodes:
- the rplK gene encoding 50S ribosomal protein L11, with amino-acid sequence MAKEVGGYVKLQVKGGQANPSPPIGPALGSKGLNIMEFCKQFNGRTQDKMGTVLPVLITYYKDKSFDFVIKTPPAPILLLEAAKLKGGSAQPNRNKVGSVSWEQIRTIAETKMPDLNAFTVESAMKQVAGTARSMGITVTGTAPFEN